In Frondihabitans sp. PAMC 28766, a genomic segment contains:
- a CDS encoding FdhF/YdeP family oxidoreductase, which translates to MTEKPPIDDVNDDDLTVGEPRDWAAGMPGVLHSMEPAIKQLGLARTVKLMTSLNQKDGFDCMSCAWPDPNHRKVAEFCENGAKAVTWEANPVLVPDTFWGEHSIDDLLEKSEYWLGMQGRITTPAYKAADSDHYEPVSWNKAFRIIGDKLNSLDSPDEASFYTSGRTSNEAAFAYQLFVRAFGTNNLPDCSNMCHESTGTAMSETLGIGKSTIAYDDFEESDLIIVMGQNPGTNHPRMLTALEDAKRKGAAIVAVNPLPEAGLRRYKNPQTVRGIAGRGTDIADQFVQIRLGGDMALLQAVSKRVLAAEAKHPGTVLDHTFIDEHTSGLDEFRAHIAAVDDDEVLLATGLSQTEIDELAERYITADRVIITWAMGITQHRKAVDTIKEIVNLLLLRGNIGKPGAGASPIRGHSNVQGDRTMGVWEQMPDSFLDALQTEFHFDPPREHGVDALDGIKAMQRGDIKFWMGMGGNLVAAISDTQLAEKAFRGTEMTVQVSTKLNRSHAVVGREALILPTMGRTEIDIQKAGPQFVSVEDTVCSVHGSHGQVPPVAPNLLSEVAIVCHLARATLQDRPGGDPAGIDWQAMEDDYDVIRDHISRVVPGFGDYRTRVRSRDGFVLPNGPRDSRTFPTETGKAMITVNELEHVQRPEGRLLLQTLRSHDQYNTTIYSLNDRYRGIKKGREVVFVNPDDLAELGLADGDRVDVFSEWTDDVERVLRDYRVVSYPTARGCAAAYFPEANVLIPLDHAALRSNTPVSKAILVRLEKAAVPAPA; encoded by the coding sequence ATGACCGAGAAGCCTCCCATCGACGACGTCAACGACGACGACCTCACTGTCGGCGAACCCCGAGACTGGGCGGCCGGCATGCCCGGCGTGCTCCACTCGATGGAGCCCGCGATCAAGCAGCTCGGCCTCGCCCGCACCGTGAAGCTGATGACGTCGCTCAACCAGAAAGACGGCTTCGACTGCATGAGCTGCGCCTGGCCCGACCCGAACCACCGCAAGGTCGCCGAGTTCTGCGAGAACGGCGCCAAGGCCGTCACCTGGGAGGCCAACCCGGTGCTGGTGCCCGACACGTTCTGGGGCGAGCACTCGATCGACGACCTGCTCGAGAAGAGCGAGTACTGGCTCGGCATGCAGGGCCGCATCACGACGCCGGCCTACAAGGCTGCCGACAGCGACCACTACGAGCCGGTCAGTTGGAACAAGGCGTTCAGGATCATCGGCGACAAGCTGAACTCGCTGGACAGCCCCGACGAGGCCTCCTTCTACACGTCCGGGCGAACGTCGAACGAAGCGGCGTTCGCGTACCAGCTCTTCGTCCGCGCGTTCGGCACGAACAACCTCCCCGACTGCTCGAACATGTGCCACGAGTCGACGGGCACCGCGATGTCCGAGACGCTCGGCATCGGCAAGTCGACCATCGCCTACGACGACTTCGAAGAGAGCGACCTCATCATCGTGATGGGGCAGAACCCCGGCACGAACCACCCGCGGATGCTGACGGCCCTCGAAGACGCCAAGCGGAAGGGCGCCGCCATCGTCGCCGTCAACCCGCTGCCCGAGGCAGGGCTGAGGCGCTACAAGAACCCGCAGACCGTTCGCGGCATCGCGGGGCGAGGCACCGACATCGCCGATCAGTTCGTGCAGATCAGGTTGGGCGGCGACATGGCCCTGCTGCAGGCGGTCTCGAAGCGGGTGCTCGCGGCCGAGGCGAAGCACCCCGGCACCGTGCTCGACCACACCTTCATCGACGAGCACACCTCGGGGCTCGACGAGTTCAGAGCGCACATCGCGGCGGTCGACGACGACGAGGTGCTGCTCGCGACCGGTCTCTCGCAGACCGAGATCGACGAGCTGGCCGAGCGCTACATCACCGCCGACCGCGTCATCATCACCTGGGCCATGGGCATCACCCAGCACCGCAAGGCCGTCGACACGATCAAGGAGATCGTCAACCTCCTGCTGCTGCGAGGCAACATCGGCAAGCCGGGTGCGGGCGCCTCGCCGATCCGCGGCCACAGCAACGTGCAGGGCGACCGCACGATGGGCGTCTGGGAGCAGATGCCCGACAGCTTCCTGGACGCGCTCCAGACGGAGTTCCACTTCGACCCGCCGCGCGAGCACGGCGTCGACGCCCTCGACGGCATCAAGGCCATGCAGCGCGGCGACATCAAGTTCTGGATGGGCATGGGCGGCAACCTCGTCGCCGCGATCTCGGACACACAACTCGCCGAGAAGGCCTTCCGCGGCACCGAGATGACCGTGCAGGTCTCCACCAAGCTCAACCGGTCGCACGCGGTCGTCGGCCGGGAGGCGCTGATCCTGCCCACCATGGGGCGCACCGAGATCGACATCCAGAAGGCCGGGCCGCAGTTCGTCTCGGTCGAAGACACCGTCTGCTCGGTGCACGGCAGCCACGGCCAGGTGCCCCCGGTCGCGCCGAACCTCCTCTCGGAGGTCGCGATCGTCTGCCACCTGGCGCGAGCGACCCTCCAGGACCGCCCGGGCGGCGACCCCGCCGGCATCGACTGGCAGGCGATGGAAGACGACTACGACGTCATCCGCGACCACATCAGCCGCGTCGTGCCGGGCTTCGGCGACTACCGCACCCGCGTGCGCAGCCGCGACGGCTTCGTCCTGCCGAACGGCCCGCGTGACTCGCGCACCTTCCCGACGGAGACCGGCAAGGCCATGATCACCGTCAACGAGCTCGAGCACGTCCAGCGCCCCGAAGGCCGCCTCCTGCTGCAGACGCTGCGCTCGCACGACCAGTACAACACCACGATCTACAGCCTCAACGACCGCTATCGCGGCATCAAGAAGGGCCGCGAGGTCGTCTTCGTCAACCCCGACGACCTCGCCGAGCTCGGCCTCGCCGACGGCGACCGGGTCGACGTGTTCAGCGAGTGGACGGACGACGTCGAGCGCGTTCTGCGCGACTACCGCGTCGTGTCGTACCCGACGGCCAGGGGGTGCGCCGCCGCCTACTTCCCCGAGGCGAACGTGCTCATCCCCCTCGACCACGCAGCCCTCCGCAGCAACACTCCCGTCTCGAAGGCGATCCTCGTGCGGCTCGAGAAGGCGGCGGTGCCCGCGCCCGCCTGA